The window AGCCTACGATATGAGCGTGGTAGTATGAAACGCCTCCAGCATCAACGAGACAGGGGTACGAAACTAGGTTGGAGGATGCTCGGCGCTCGCTCGCGGACAGATTCAAAAGATATTTTTTATAGCGAAAACAGGGCGCCAGGTATTCATTTTTTTGAGAAAATGTTTGTCGATTCGTTTATTCATAATTTACTTTATAATCATCAGATGTAATCCATTTGAATTTCAAAGAGAAGATACGTAGTAAAATAACATTTAATAATATAGGTAATACGATAAATAATGTTATGGCTAATGTCATGCTATATGGTGTCCAGCCAACTAAGCTTAGATATTTCAATGGTCCAACAAACCCACCTAAGCCAAAACCAGCGCTATATGGTGTACCCACAATTTCAAATAGACCAGCCAGCGCTCCTAAGATTCCCGCAGTTAGTATCATTGGAAAGGCAATTTTAGGCTTCATGAAAAAGTTACGCATTTGAATTTTTGCAGATGCTACGTGCGCAATCGCTGTACCAATATTATTTGCTTTATAGCTAGCGATACACATACCTACACCCGATGCACAAACACCGAGGTTGGCCGCGCCCGCACCCACACCTGAAAGCATAATAACTGTCGCCACACCAATAGTAGAAATTGGTGAAATGATTAAGATAGAGAATATCATTGCTATGAAGGAACCCATTACTATTGGTTGCAATGTTGTTAAATGTTCAATAATCAGACCTACATAGCCAGAACCTTCACGTACATACGGTAAAATCGCATTACCGATTAAACCAGGTACAAACATGGAAAGAGCTGGCATTAATAGCAGCGTAAAGTCTTTCAATTTGTTGCCTAAAAATTGCACAAATAACACAGCTAAAGCTGTTGTAATCCCTATATTAATAACCACACCAATGCCGGCAATCGTAATGCCCGCTTCAGCATCAATAGTATATACACCACTACCGACAAACGCAGCTAGTCCGACACTACAAGTTTGAACTGGTGTTAATTTGAAACAAATCCCTGTCATAGCACCTATGACAACTGGTAATAGACTCATCGCTAAAACTGAAGTATTCAAAATGATTTCCAACTGGGGCACATAGGGAATAAACAGTTTTAATATCTCTCCTACTAATGCGTT of the Lysinibacillus fusiformis genome contains:
- a CDS encoding PTS transporter subunit IIC yields the protein MKNFINNVLTGMSMGIVVCLIPNALVGEILKLFIPYVPQLEIILNTSVLAMSLLPVVIGAMTGICFKLTPVQTCSVGLAAFVGSGVYTIDAEAGITIAGIGVVINIGITTALAVLFVQFLGNKLKDFTLLLMPALSMFVPGLIGNAILPYVREGSGYVGLIIEHLTTLQPIVMGSFIAMIFSILIISPISTIGVATVIMLSGVGAGAANLGVCASGVGMCIASYKANNIGTAIAHVASAKIQMRNFFMKPKIAFPMILTAGILGALAGLFEIVGTPYSAGFGLGGFVGPLKYLSLVGWTPYSMTLAITLFIVLPILLNVILLRIFSLKFKWITSDDYKVNYE